GCGGATAATACCATTTATGACTCGATTTCGCAGCCTTTGGGACGATAAAACCTGTTCGCGTTAACGGTGAACTTTCTCCGTATGTAAATCGGCCAATCGCAATCGCTATTCTATACTACGAACAATTAATACTCAGCTTCCAACAAGCTCGAGATAACTCTCGGGAATTCGCACGGGTAACGAGATTCTTAATCACTTCCACGCGTGCGATAGCATCGGTTTACTTTGAATACGTCTCGCATGCAATTGCACACTTTGCATCGGTCGCACTTGTAGCGAATTcaaattactattatttttccAGCGTGAGCAATTTATCGAACACGACCCCGAGCGTAATAACAATTaagatcgattcttttttagCGGCCGTCCGAACGATACGTTTCTCATGAATAAATTTTTACACACTTAACGGTgtgtttttaatcgtttcgagcggtTCGATGTATATTCAACGCTTTCGAgagatccatttcttggatcgtCTTCAGTGTCaagaatatttaatatcgtTCGAAACAATGAACGAGCGAACCGGTTTGGAAAGAGGGcggtaataaaatattaacaccGAGTTATGAATATTAGATACACGCGATGTGCACGTAATTGCGAAATCATGAACGTGACGGAAGTGTTGTTTTTATTATCGGTGAGTTAATGTTACATTTTGCGTTACATTATGTAAGAAACTtgcttcgaacgattcgttcttcgttcggtATAGTTTGAATTATTCTGTGCAcgataaaacaaaaaacaaattcGCGAAGACACGATACATTGCAGAAAGGACAAAGTGCGAAGCGAGTTACGGCAAATTGATGTTTCGCGACCGAGAAAATATATGTTTAGGTACTTCGCGGGATAATTCATATTTCttaacgagaaatattctttgttcaagaAGATCTTCGATTGATCACCATCGCacgataacaattttttaatttccttgTATCCTACAGTCGAAACGGAGTAATCCCCGGTTATATGACATTAAACCGAGTCGCGAGATTCCATGTAACCGGGGAGTGTGGTGTTTCTATTCCCCGAATCGACTTTTTCTATCTCGTGTTAAATCCTTGGAACGTTACAACCTTTAACGAATTATTCAAAAGCTTCATCGATACATTCGTTTATATTGTTCATCGATAAAGTTAATTGATTGCATAACATGCATATCTTTACACGCGCAATCAACCGATTGGTACTCGACATGGTATAGAATTCTCAATTGCCGATAGAATCGAACTAACCACTGGAACAGAGAATTCTGCAGGAAATTTGAACCGAATTTTAAATTACCCCGTGGCTGTTCATTACGTAATCACATTTAAAGGGTAATTGAACGGTCACTAAATTCATTCTATGAGAAACGATAGAATATAGTCTGATCTTCGTTCAAAATTTCACTTCATGAATATTTTATACCCCAGTTTGcgtaataatatttaacaataaataaCCAATCTACCTTAACTCGGGCCagcaatttaataattaatctaCTCTGTAATATATACACGCGCATATATAAGAAGCAATTATttaacgatgaaacttatcatCTACTTTgtccttttaatttttcaatatttttccttcAATACTGTCATACATCCTGGGTATGAAACATTCgtaaagtaaaattattgttatttataacaattatagtattattattgtatttaacaataattatttataattaactaTATGCATTCTCATCgaatttaattacttttacaTTTCGTATATTAATAGTGGCAAATTTAACGACAAAATCATCGTCATTACTTTGATTTAAATTCTCACTGTCCACTATCGTCGCTAGACCGAGTAACCAAATATGGCACAAATCAACtataaaattatttccattGATATTTTCCAAATACTTGAACCTAAGAATTCGTTACACAGTTCAATGGAATTTATATCTTTACTGTTCTCCTTCGACCTATGAAATTAAATTAGTaactattttattaaaaagacaTTAGTTTTTCGTTGCTACTCTAAGAGCATCCATAGAGTGCTTGCTAGGACTAACCAGGGAATTGAACGAAGTGTTATACATTAATGCGTGAAAcaccttcaactttgaacattttccaaTCAAAGACAATCTAAAGACAGCTCTGGTCGTTACATGTTTAGAGTGTAGAAAATATTTCTGTTTTCTTCAAAAATTACAAGACAAATGAGTTAAAGACTGACAGAAATTATTGGATTATTGGATTATTGGAAAGCATATTGTTGCTTTTAATTAACTCGTGGGACGGACATTGTCTACAGAGGGTAAAGACAGCCTTGGGTAGATTATAGTGGAATTAAATTCAACCGGCCGCTCGAGGTTATCGAGAACTTAACCGCATCGCACCGTTTGGCTACCCCCACCACTCTGCCTCTTACGTCATCGTGCAAACCTGTAGACACGCGCTCTCTATCTATCAAATACAGAGCCCAGTAAACGAATGTATGGGTACTGACATCGTTTACAATCAGGGGTGTGACCTTGAACGACCCGTTGAATTTACACCTGCAATATCCGAAACGCAGAACACGAACCAGTAATGAAAAAGTATACCTGTAGTGTGCATGACCTGTTTGGTTCAGAATGATTCCCCCTCCTGTCAAACATACTAGGAAAGTTTGTTGGTTACATCGCGGGACACCGTTTACAGATTAATTTGAAGTACCgcgtgtatttaatatttaatattaataaattgtattcgGTTTATATTTACACGTAAGTCGTGCAAAAAGAGACAGGATTTCTTATTGATAATAAATTCTTCGGCTACTCTAGGctacgaaaataaaaacaacTTTTAGCGAGAAGTTTATCGATGACTGTAACATGTCTTGTATAGCAAAGGATCGTAGTGCAAAGTGTTTTGATCATTTTGCGTGCTCTGTCGAAATTCTACAAATGTTACGAAGTACACTATTCGCTATATAAATTCAAAGTATCTAtaatgaataaaattgtatattaaCAGAATTAAAGTAggacaattataaaatttaagcaCAAGGTAATATGCACCGATACTATATGCAATCCATTTTTATTGTTACGTATGTACCTCGTgaaccgtcgagtttctacgcaAACGGAACACGAGTTAAATGTTTGTCGGTCtttatccgcaaagtttcattgaaaatttggGCGTAACACTTCGCGCAACATTATCAGATCGGTAATCATTTTGTAAGACATAATCGTCGGAATTGTAAATATGGTTTTGTATGGGTGACAGCAACGTAACCTAACTTTTAAGGATATTGCGAATTAACGCTCAACTAAGTGTACTCCGTAAACGGTAGCAGCTGATCTCCGTTAAAAGCACACCGTAAAAAACGTCTGCGACATAAGGCAGATTTATCGGTCTCACGACCATTAAGGCGGGTTTTTACAAGAAGTACTCGAGTGCTATTTGACGTAATAAAATTAAGTGTCGTTTAATATAACGACTCTCGAGGTCTACTAAACAAAACTTCATAATTAGAATCAAGCGGGTGTAATCAAGACTTCCAGTTCATTTCCTCCAAAGAATCGCAAAGTTCTTCTCGTTTCCGGAACTCACGACCAATGCGAATTATTCGGATTTACCGACGTAATTACAATGGTGGATAATttgaaatttagcaagtctgctcgattcgattcgattcgattcaattcgattcgattcgattcgattcgattcgattcgatacgattcgactcgactcgactcgataaGATTAATTGGACTCTCTAAAATGCAGACGACGACGTGATACAATAATCAGATTAAAAGTatactttaattttatataaattatcgaAGAATAATTGATTCCTTAAATTTCCATAACAACCAAATCGATTACTTACTTTTGGCGATATCCTCAGGTGTTATCTGCTTCGTAGCGGCGATCATGATGTTCTTGCTCTCGAAGAAAGGCTTCACACGTTCACAATCGGCAGGCACGAAAGCGGTATCGTTTTCTGGATGTTCGGCGGAACGCGTCGATCGAGATGACACGAAATCGAAGCAACCGCATAGTAATATCAGGATTGACACATGTGCCAGGATTGCATGTCGATACCTCtgcattattttcattttgacaATATAGCTGCGATCGGCGCGATACGCGGAAACAAggagaaaaatcgaaagaaaaagaaacgagcgacAATGACCGGTAAGTTCCGTAAATCGTGATCGAGGGAGACGACGAAACACGAGCAGCGAGACGATTcaattcctcctcctccttcgtcGCGTATTCGGCACGATCGTTCGAAGAGTCATCAACCGCGGGACGAGACGCGGCTTCCCCTTTCCTCTTCGTTCTATGAATCGGTCGCGCTGTCAAACGTCACGGGGATGAAGAAGGCGGGTGTTACTGCGAGATCTCGAGGAGCGCGAAACGTGCATTTGCTGCGACCACGATGGACGGACAGACGAGACGACGGCTACAGTAATCACGACATGCACTGTCGAGACCGCGCAACACCGTGTTATGGCCCGCACACATGCACACCCGACCACTTCGGGTACACCACAATAATAAGCACACACATGCACGCACGTCTGACCGCACGCAAGCAAGCATGCATGCATGCACAACGCGACGCGCGTTCCACGAGTAGCTCGATGCGACTGAAGGAAGTACCGAGAGCGGCACCGTGTATTCACAATTCGACCGGCCGGCACTCTCCCACTACAGTCCCTCCGATTCGTTCGCTATCCTATACCCTCTCCCACCTAACTTCGAATCCACACCGATCTGCTGTCCACCTAACTTGCTCGCTTACCAACCCGTACAACCCTCCTCCCAGTGGTACCTTAATGTCTTTCGAAGACGTTATGTGCCGCCACTTGTCGTTGCCTTTCCTACCTTTATTTCATATTCTTTCatataaaaaacaatattaCTAATATATACTTTGTAAACGATGTTAAATTTTAAATggcattttgtaaaaatataaagtaaaatttccactgataacaaatttatttataaaaattactaggaatatttaatatatttgaacgtactaaagtataaaaaataatgtcGTATATATTGTCATAGTAAATAGACATCGTCAATtagataattaaataaatgtaatttgtgTTCTTGTTTGATTCACTTGCCACACATTCAATGCCTCATATTCCTCGATGCAGTCATTGACTTGATCGGGTTTAAAACCTTTACTCGTACATCGGTCAAGAATGTCTGACACTTTAACAGTTTTCTTCTCCGCCGCTAACTCCCTAATAAGTTGGAAGATTCGATTCATGGGGTTCTGGTTTACAGTTGTCACTGTTTCGGAATAGTTAATAGAATGTTTAGACATTTCGATCAATCTATTGGCCTCAATGATATCCAGCTTTTCAACGACATTTGCTAATCTTAAACGCGCCAATGCAGTCGCCAAACGTAACAATGCTAGTAAATTACGCGCTGATGTAAAAGATTTATCCTGACTGTTACGAGCTGCCCTTCTCATTTCCACGTAAGATTCTGGAAGTAATGATTATGTAAAAACATTACAAATAACGTTATTACTCGAACAACCAactcaatttttgaaaaattcggtAACATCCTTACCGACTATATAATCTGTTAAATCTTCTGGAATAACGGGCTGTTTCGTTTTacacaaaataatatattttctaattaaattcATATCCAACGCTTGCAATTCCGTAGGAGGTTGTATACAATGTTGATGAACATAAGTTATGTGTTGAGCCAATCTGGGAAAGTATATTTCTTCAATTATACTATATAGAAATATTGATATATAACAAACAAATACTAACTTCAAATCATTACTACGATCTGCTCGATCCTGAATTAACCATAATAAATCAAACCGTGATAATAAAGCGGCGGGTAATTGGATATTTTGTTCAACTGTTCTCTTGGGATTATATCTACCATAAGCAGGATTTGCAGCAGCTAATATTGAAACTCTTGCATTTAAACGAGTTGTAATTCCTGCTTTAGCGATCGATATTGATTGTTGTTCCATCACTTCGTGAATTGCCGTTCGATCATCATCTGCCATTTTATCAAATTCGTCAATACAACAAACACCTTCATCGGCCAATACCAAAGCTCCTCCTTCGAGCATCATTTGACCGGTTAGAGGATCTTTCATGACTGCGGCAGTTAAACCAACTCCAGAAGATCCTCTACCAGTTGTGTATTGAGATCGAGGGGCTAATCTTGTTATAAATGAAAGTAACTGTGATTTAGCTACTCCTGGATCACCCATTAAACAAATATTGATGTTACctataaataacaaaaatatttttaatgtaacaaaattaacaaaaattatttacacgtgTATATTACTgtacttataaatatataaaaagtaaaCCTCTAATTTTAATATCTTCTCTGTGATTATCTGTTCCACCAACTAGAAGTAGTAACAAAGCTTTTTTAACATCATCAAGCCCATAAATTTCTGGTGCTACAGAACTAGCCAATTTACTATAAAAATCATCTTCAATTAATACAGACAATTCTTCATCTGTTAACACAGCATTAGGATCGTCGATGGTTTGCGAATTAgtcaggcaaacaattttctaaattgtaCAAAGTAAATATGTTTAATTATAATGAATACTGAtagatataaacaaaaatactaTTAAAATTATCGATTCGTACATGTGCATctatatatgtttcatttagaAGAGCTGCACCAAGACGAGTACTAAAACCAGATTTTACAATAGGTAAAAAAATGCCAGTAACAAATATATGATCTCCAGGTAAACACTTTCTTGTTGTTTCACCTCTGCAATATACTGTTAAAGTCCTTGGAATATGACCCACAGGGACTTGGTCACTCTGAAACAATTTCCACAATTACTATCAACCTTTCACAGATATACCAAATCTACTAAAAAGCAATCAATTTATCGTTATTGAATATCTTGAAATTCTCAAGGGTTTAAAACCTCAAAAATCTCAAAACTGAAGACTGCATAAaccaaattaattttataaaaattcgacTTAGTTTTTGTAACACTAAATCAATTCAAAAAATAGACTGATCCTAGATAACCCAATGTGCCTAGATAAGGTGCCAAAttaaatagtatttaaataatatacatatcaaataaagaaaatatttattattaaatattaattatcaattATAAAACTCACATGCTCTTGAATTTTTACTTCTTGaaatttgacaaattttgaTCCTCTTGTTTGCATGTCTAATATACCGCCAGATTTATTTATACGACAATCATCACTTGGACAGGTTCGTAGTGGCATGTATTTCAGAGATTGTATCTAAAAATCTTAATTTTAgtaaacttttattttatattgtttATTAATATACTATTATTTCCTTACTGGTTGAAATGTTTCAGCACCACATTGATCACATGTATACGTAGCAACAACAAGCAAAGGCATTACATCGCTACATTTTGTTACTATACCTCGTACTGTAACCAATTTTCCTATTTTGTCTGCTTTTATTTCTCTCACAGAATATTCCTTTGATGTATCAAAATCTTTGAAATATACTTCACTAAAATACACATGTAACTGTTATAATATGTATAAGTATatgtacataaaaataaaataaaaataaatatttaaaatacaagcGTCTCATAAGTTCTGGAGCATATTTATTTCTTGGATCATGTTGAACATGTCTATTACGACTTTCCATCAGTAATCTATGTTCAATATATACATCCAAAGCATCTTTTGGTGGTACAGGTCTCTCTTTAAAGTCAGGTAACATTTCTTGAATAAGCTGTatacaagtaaaaatatttgtatttattgcgagaaataaaaatgtattttaaactaTTTTATGCATACAATTGCATACTTatatgtaaaattgtattataataaatgtaTACTCACTTCCAAAAGTAAATTAACATATCTTCTAGTGTTATTTGAAACAGATATTGCTAATTCGTCATCAAATTCATGAACATCATCTAACTCTATTGTAAGATCTATTTGTTCACGATGGGCTATATCAGTTAGTTGCTTTCTGTATTTGAATGTTTTTTCACCAGTTTTACTATCGATTACCATAAACTCCGTCAAAAACGTTTTAAATTGttctaatataataaataaaaattaaataatacattcaAAAAATGTTAATCTTAatataaatttcgatggttagaTAATGttgtaatgtataataatacTCACCTCTAGCTTTTGTATAATCTTTCGATATCTTTTGTgccatttttgtaaatttacttTTAGAAGTACTATCTACCTGAATTTCGAATCTTTATCTTCTGAATAAATCGAACTACTATAATTCAATGTTAAACGCAATTATTACACACACATTCCAATGTATTCTTCCCGCCGAAACTAAACCGGATGTTTACCACCTTCAGATCAACTGTTCAACTAACTTTTACAGCATTTAAGCACTTCCTCATTTTCTTTTATAACTATCTAAACGCCAGTAATAACACGCTCTGTAATACGTGCACAATACAAATATCTTTCGCAAAATTAATAtatcgtttcttattttatcagctaaatattcaaaataaacaGCAACataaaaacattttaaattaaaacaaaaattttacttttaacaCAACTTAGATGACCAAAATCAcccttttcttttattaagaAGAATGCTTAATTTTTAAGATacttatacatatacattatgCATATAAAAggatttatatttgaaaattatgatttttaatagaatgttaacttttatttcaatatttaataacataaaatatttaaaacaaatttatacataaatatatattttattaatacatatCTGTTAAATAAGGCCGTTtcctcaaatttttttttaaattcatgtaGAATTTAATCAATCACGTGGTTAAATAGGTTAGGTACAATTTAGAAAAGTTGTACGACTGATTCGAAGAATCGAGTCTGTCATATGgttctattaattttacaaacaatataacgaaaagaaaatggGAAAAGCAAAGAAACTGAAAGTTTCTAAGCATGAAATAAAACAATCAAAAGTGTCCTTATTAGATCaaatagaagaagaaagagCAGTGAAATCAAAAAATAGGAACAAGACCAGAATTCGCAATGACGAAGATGAAGAGGTTacgtttatattttacaattttgtaaaaataaatatatatttcatcagtacattacatattatttatagaattttGTAATAATGTTATTCGTATAAGTTCAGTTaccaatttaattttttaaatgttttgatTTACTATGAAAGTATTACTATAAATTAGTTTattcataatattttaaataattcgtaaaaattgttaaaatcttACACTATTTGAATTGTAAATATATCTTTATTTTAAACTGTGTAGTTCGTGAATTCTGCCCTTTCAAAGAAGATTTTGTCACAAGCCAGACAACAGCAACTGgaaattgaagaagaaaatgGAACGATCCAATCATCGAAATCTACAAAAAAACCAATAGTAAAACTGTCCACTGAATTTAGTGATACAGAAGAACATTCAAGCGAAGATGAACTTGGGGATTCATATcattatgaaaatattgaaataaatgaagaagatGAACGAGCTATACAAATGTTTATGTCTAAGGATGCTGCACCTACAAAAACACTAGCTGACATAATATTAGAAAAGTtgacagaaaaaaaaatagaaattgaaactcaattttcagatgcaggTTCTATGCAAATACAAGAATTGGATCCAAGGGTTAAATCAATGTACGAAGGTGTTAGAGATGTTTTAACAAAATATCGTAGTGGAAAATTACCAAAAGCATTTAAAATTGTCCCTAATTTAAGAAATTGGGaacaagtattatatattacagatCCACCAAAATGGTCAGCTGCAGCTATGTATCAAGCTACTAGGATATTTGCTTCCAATCTTAAAGAGAAAATGGCACAAAGATTTTATAACTTGGTACTTTTGCCCCGTATTAGAGATGATTTGGCAGAATATAAAAGACTAAACTTTCATTTATATCAAGCATTACGAAAAGCATTATATAAACCTGCTGGATTTATGAAGGGAATTTTACTTCCATTATTAGAATCTGGAACTTGTACATTAAGAGAAGCTGTTATCATTGGATCTGTAATTGCTAAAAATTCTATACCAATTTTACATTCTTCAGCAGCAATATTGAAAATTGCAGAAATGGATTACACAGGCGCAAATAGTATTTTTCTTagaatatttttagataaaaaatATGCACTTCCATATAGAGTTGTAGATGGCgttgtatttcattttcttagGTAAGATtatgtttaatttaaattatataagtTTTTAAGTTACTATCACAATTTAAAGGTAACATTTACTTCTAGGTTTGAAAGAGATCCTAGAGAATTGCCAGTTTTATGGCATCAAGCATTATTAACTTTTACACAACGTTACAAAAGTGATATTAGTTCTGAACAAAAAGAGGCTCTACTAGGACTTTTAAAGAAGCAATCTCATCATTCAATTACATCTGAAATACGAAGAGAATTACAGCATGCAAAGTGCAGAGACTTAGAAGTCACAGAACCTAAAATAGAACAATAAACCAATGGTTTATTGAAAGTCTAAGTCTTTACATTATgacaattgtaaattaaatcaGTTAAAAAATTTGGCCACAAAATGATATGTCCAAGAATGTGTAAAATCCACATTTATAACAAATAATGGaacttattatttaaatattatatgtacaTTGCAATGTAAAGATTAAAGAGAAATCctaaaaatagagaaaatatttcatataataAAGTTAAGTTGGACATACATTTTTTACTACATATTAATAAACAAATAGTTTCACATTGGTAATAAAATTTGAacttaatgaaatatttctttttccctttAAACCCTATGAGTTTCCTTtattagattctactttcattgaTGCAAAATAAATCTGTTATTATTTGTTCTGTATATAATCATCAATCTTCTGTTATAtacaaagatttaaaaaaatacaaagctTAATCGTAATTAGATtagattaacattgttttaaacacatttgtaaaatttatataaattaaaatctatGAAAAGGATACAGATATTTAAGAACCTTTACATGCTTAATGTTATGTGAGTTTACAAAATAGATATAAAAAGTATTGATATGGCCAAATCAGTTGTCTATTGTTATATTGTAAATGAATGTACCAATAAATTGATTCATAAATTTACAACATAGaagtatatattaatataatattttattatattgtataatatcATATTATTAAACTTTACTGACCTTTTATAACAcgcttaaaaatttaaataaaaattttgattcCCTTCACTAAAAATATATAAGATTTaccaaattttttgcatgtTTAAGGCACTTTCAAAGGCACGTTAAAAACTCtgctaaaaataataaaaataacaattatcgTATTTTAAtctaataaattttaaacaaaatataaaaagtatattttaaatattgggtACATATTCTTAGATTAACatatgtttataaatatttgtgtACCTTCttgcattatattttatatatatacagaatttaaatacaataattatttaaaataaacgcTTTTTGCATTTAAGTGTAGAGAcattgtaatataaaaatacctaccaataaagtataaaaaaaattatttttctattgtttAAACAACTATTTGACAAGTGATTTTACATAGTATTTTGCATCTAGTTCTAAGTGACAATGGTGAAAATCATACTAttataaatcatatatatacaTTACAATACTCAATATTTTTGAAGTTTGTAGTGCTTTAACTTTCTATAccgttcaaattttatttctttttgaaGAAAGTGGTAATATTTTTGGATCCAGCTGCTGCCTTTTGCCTGGCTAACTCCTTTTTACCAATTGTAGTTTTTTGAGGCTATGTAATACAAATATcataaaaatacaaacaatatacatatatacatttgcatatatacaaaatGTTACCTTTTCTGATTTGGTTaaatcaggaacttttggttttaaTATTGATTCATTTTCAGTTACATCTTTCTTAGACCTCTTATCACTGGTCGCATCTTTAGGACTACTCaattttcgtttcttactttccgATTCATCTGGTATATTTAAATGTTGTGCTAACTTTTTAGATAAATCTTCTGAAAGGTATTCTGATACTATACCATGTGCATACTTTAAATATTCTGCGTAGAAAAAtagatatatattattttcaatttctgtgCATTAAAACACTTTTTTAGTGTATAATTATTTGCAACATGAATAagcaaattttgtatttattaatgtttctagacaGTTTAAAATATatgagaaaaattgtatttcttacCCATTTCCGAAGCATTCTCAAGCTTAGTACTTTTTACATAAGTAGCACTAATAGCACCCTGTGACACATGAATACCTTTCTGTTTTAATACATCGGCTACTCTTTCTACTTTCTTTTGTAACCAAATTAATGTCTTTTCTTCATTGAATTTGTAAGCTTGCAATGATTCGTCTCCCTTACGGTCAGCTATTAATGTCAATTTTAAACTTTGACATTGAGCAAGACGAGATGTCTCTGGAAAATCTTCATCCCAAAGACACTGATCTAATGGTTGTGCTTGTTGTGACtataaattcaatatttaagATTATTAAAcactataaaataaattaacacgtacgataataaaataaaaatctaataCTATGTTACCTTCCTTAAATAAGGTAATACTAAAAATATTGGATCAATAGGAGTCGACAAATGCATTTTTCCATCAGACTTTACATTATCGTCTATGA
The Ptiloglossa arizonensis isolate GNS036 chromosome 3, iyPtiAriz1_principal, whole genome shotgun sequence genome window above contains:
- the Mcm7 gene encoding minichromosome maintenance 7 yields the protein MAQKISKDYTKAREQFKTFLTEFMVIDSKTGEKTFKYRKQLTDIAHREQIDLTIELDDVHEFDDELAISVSNNTRRYVNLLLELIQEMLPDFKERPVPPKDALDVYIEHRLLMESRNRHVQHDPRNKYAPELMRRFEVYFKDFDTSKEYSVREIKADKIGKLVTVRGIVTKCSDVMPLLVVATYTCDQCGAETFQPIQSLKYMPLRTCPSDDCRINKSGGILDMQTRGSKFVKFQEVKIQEHSDQVPVGHIPRTLTVYCRGETTRKCLPGDHIFVTGIFLPIVKSGFSTRLGAALLNETYIDAHKIVCLTNSQTIDDPNAVLTDEELSVLIEDDFYSKLASSVAPEIYGLDDVKKALLLLLVGGTDNHREDIKIRGNINICLMGDPGVAKSQLLSFITRLAPRSQYTTGRGSSGVGLTAAVMKDPLTGQMMLEGGALVLADEGVCCIDEFDKMADDDRTAIHEVMEQQSISIAKAGITTRLNARVSILAAANPAYGRYNPKRTVEQNIQLPAALLSRFDLLWLIQDRADRSNDLKLAQHITYVHQHCIQPPTELQALDMNLIRKYIILCKTKQPVIPEDLTDYIVESYVEMRRAARNSQDKSFTSARNLLALLRLATALARLRLANVVEKLDIIEANRLIEMSKHSINYSETVTTVNQNPMNRIFQLIRELAAEKKTVKVSDILDRCTSKGFKPDQVNDCIEEYEALNVWQVNQTRTQITFI
- the Bys gene encoding bystin yields the protein MGKAKKLKVSKHEIKQSKVSLLDQIEEERAVKSKNRNKTRIRNDEDEEFVNSALSKKILSQARQQQLEIEEENGTIQSSKSTKKPIVKLSTEFSDTEEHSSEDELGDSYHYENIEINEEDERAIQMFMSKDAAPTKTLADIILEKLTEKKIEIETQFSDAGSMQIQELDPRVKSMYEGVRDVLTKYRSGKLPKAFKIVPNLRNWEQVLYITDPPKWSAAAMYQATRIFASNLKEKMAQRFYNLVLLPRIRDDLAEYKRLNFHLYQALRKALYKPAGFMKGILLPLLESGTCTLREAVIIGSVIAKNSIPILHSSAAILKIAEMDYTGANSIFLRIFLDKKYALPYRVVDGVVFHFLRFERDPRELPVLWHQALLTFTQRYKSDISSEQKEALLGLLKKQSHHSITSEIRRELQHAKCRDLEVTEPKIEQ
- the LOC143144822 gene encoding ribonuclease H2 subunit B isoform X1, translated to MPRTKASPKKCVKTTNSYPGTNTWVFLMKGDGLDNTHGGIPDVIKLRHPASNQPAMFVFSPGNLTVQEVLTFDENKRSWFIDDNVKSDGKMHLSTPIDPIFLVLPYLRKSQQAQPLDQCLWDEDFPETSRLAQCQSLKLTLIADRKGDESLQAYKFNEEKTLIWLQKKVERVADVLKQKGIHVSQGAISATYVKSTKLENASEMEYLKYAHGIVSEYLSEDLSKKLAQHLNIPDESESKKRKLSSPKDATSDKRSKKDVTENESILKPKVPDLTKSEKPQKTTIGKKELARQKAAAGSKNITTFFKKK
- the LOC143144822 gene encoding ribonuclease H2 subunit B isoform X2 encodes the protein MFVFSPGNLTVQEVLTFDENKRSWFIDDNVKSDGKMHLSTPIDPIFLVLPYLRKSQQAQPLDQCLWDEDFPETSRLAQCQSLKLTLIADRKGDESLQAYKFNEEKTLIWLQKKVERVADVLKQKGIHVSQGAISATYVKSTKLENASEMEYLKYAHGIVSEYLSEDLSKKLAQHLNIPDESESKKRKLSSPKDATSDKRSKKDVTENESILKPKVPDLTKSEKPQKTTIGKKELARQKAAAGSKNITTFFKKK